Proteins from one Bacteroides zhangwenhongii genomic window:
- a CDS encoding xylulokinase has translation MFLLGYDIGSSSVKASLVNAETGKCVSSAFFPKTEANIIAVNPGWAEQDPESWWENLKLTTQAIMTESGVSAAEIKAIGISYQMHGLVCVDKDQHVLRPAIIWCDSRAVPYGQKAFETIGKERCLSHLLNSPGNFTASKLAWIKENEPAIYEQIYKIMLPGDYIAMKLSGEICTTVSGLSEGMFWDFKNNRVADFLMDYYGFDSSLIADIKPTFAEQGRVNAIAAKELGLKEGTPITYRAGDQPNNALSLNVFNPGEIASTAGTSGVVYGVNGEVNYDPQSRVNTFAHVNHTIDQTRLGVLLCINGTGILNSWVKRNIAPEGISYNEMNVLASKAPIGSAGISILPFGNGAERMLNNKEIGCSIRGLDFNAHGKHHIIRAAQEGIVFSFKYGIDIMEQMGIPVKMIHAGHANMFLSSIFRDTLAGVTGATIELYDTDGSVGAAKGAGIGAGIYKDNNEAFATLDKLDVIEPNMAKRQEYADAYAKWKYRLEKSMSK, from the coding sequence GAGAGTTGGTGGGAAAATTTAAAGTTAACTACACAAGCTATTATGACCGAATCCGGAGTGAGTGCTGCTGAAATTAAAGCTATCGGCATCTCGTATCAGATGCATGGATTGGTATGCGTTGATAAGGATCAGCATGTGTTGCGTCCCGCTATTATTTGGTGTGATTCCCGTGCTGTGCCATACGGACAGAAAGCGTTTGAAACGATCGGAAAGGAGAGATGTCTTTCTCATTTGTTGAACTCGCCGGGAAACTTTACAGCTTCCAAGTTGGCATGGATTAAAGAAAACGAGCCTGCCATCTATGAGCAGATTTATAAGATAATGCTGCCGGGTGATTATATTGCCATGAAGTTGAGCGGAGAGATTTGCACAACCGTTTCCGGACTTTCGGAAGGTATGTTTTGGGATTTCAAGAACAACCGGGTGGCTGACTTCCTAATGGATTATTACGGATTCGACTCTTCTTTGATTGCAGATATTAAACCGACCTTTGCAGAGCAGGGACGTGTCAATGCGATAGCAGCTAAGGAGTTGGGTTTAAAAGAAGGAACACCGATTACTTACCGTGCCGGTGACCAACCTAATAACGCTCTTTCTTTAAATGTATTCAATCCGGGAGAAATAGCTTCTACGGCGGGAACGTCGGGAGTGGTTTACGGAGTGAACGGTGAAGTAAATTATGATCCGCAATCGCGCGTCAATACCTTTGCTCATGTCAATCATACAATAGACCAAACACGTTTGGGAGTGTTGCTATGCATCAACGGAACAGGTATTCTTAATTCATGGGTAAAACGAAATATAGCTCCCGAAGGAATATCTTATAATGAAATGAATGTGTTGGCCTCTAAAGCTCCTATCGGCAGCGCGGGAATCAGTATTCTACCTTTTGGCAACGGCGCCGAGCGTATGCTGAACAATAAAGAAATCGGATGTAGTATTCGCGGACTGGATTTCAACGCACACGGCAAACATCACATTATTCGTGCAGCTCAAGAGGGGATTGTGTTCTCCTTCAAGTATGGCATTGATATAATGGAGCAGATGGGGATTCCTGTGAAGATGATTCATGCCGGACACGCCAATATGTTCTTGAGTTCTATCTTCCGTGATACGTTGGCTGGAGTGACCGGAGCCACCATTGAACTTTACGATACGGATGGTTCGGTAGGTGCTGCGAAAGGTGCAGGTATTGGTGCAGGTATCTATAAAGATAATAATGAGGCATTTGCTACGCTTGACAAATTGGATGTGATTGAGCCTAATATGGCTAAACGCCAGGAATATGCGGACGCGTATGCTAAATGGAAGTATCGTTTAGAAAAATCAATGAGTAAATAA
- the xylA gene encoding xylose isomerase yields the protein MATKEFFPGIEKIKFEGKDSKNPMAFRYYDAEKVINGKKMKDWLKFSMAWWHTLCAEGGDQFGGGTKQFPWNGNADAVQAAKDKMDAGFEFMQKIGIEYYCFHDVDLVSEGASIEEYEANLKEIVAYAKQKQAETGIKLLWGTANVFGHARYMNGAATNPDFDVVARAAVQIKNAIDATIELGGQNYVFWGGREGYMSLLNTDQKREKEHLAQMLTIARDYARARGFKGTFLIEPKPMEPTKHQYDVDTETVIGFLKAHGLDKDFKVNIEVNHATLAGHTFEHELAVAVDNGMLGSIDANRGDYQNGWDTDQFPIDNYELTQAMMQIIRNGGLGNGGTNFDAKTRRNSTDLEDIFIAHIAGMDAMARALESAAALLNESPYKKMLADRYSSFDAGKGKEFEDGKLTLEDVVAYAKANGEPKQTSGKQELYEAILNMYC from the coding sequence ATGGCAACAAAAGAGTTTTTCCCTGGAATTGAAAAGATTAAGTTTGAAGGTAAGGATAGCAAAAATCCGATGGCATTCCGCTATTATGATGCAGAGAAAGTAATCAATGGAAAGAAGATGAAAGATTGGTTGAAATTCTCTATGGCATGGTGGCATACATTGTGTGCTGAAGGCGGCGACCAGTTCGGTGGCGGAACAAAACAATTCCCTTGGAACGGTAACGCAGACGCTGTTCAAGCTGCAAAAGATAAAATGGATGCAGGTTTCGAATTCATGCAGAAAATCGGTATCGAATACTACTGTTTCCACGATGTGGATTTGGTTTCTGAAGGTGCAAGCATTGAAGAATATGAGGCCAATCTGAAAGAAATTGTAGCTTATGCAAAACAAAAACAAGCTGAAACAGGCATCAAACTGTTGTGGGGTACTGCCAACGTATTTGGTCATGCACGTTATATGAACGGTGCTGCTACTAATCCTGATTTTGACGTAGTAGCTCGTGCTGCTGTTCAGATCAAGAATGCAATCGACGCAACTATCGAATTGGGTGGTCAGAACTATGTATTCTGGGGTGGTCGTGAAGGCTATATGTCTCTTCTGAACACAGATCAGAAACGTGAAAAAGAACACTTGGCACAGATGTTGACTATCGCTCGTGACTATGCTCGTGCCCGTGGTTTCAAAGGTACTTTCCTGATCGAACCGAAACCGATGGAACCTACTAAACACCAATATGATGTAGATACGGAAACTGTAATCGGCTTCTTGAAAGCTCATGGTCTGGACAAAGATTTCAAAGTGAATATTGAAGTAAACCATGCAACTTTGGCCGGTCATACTTTTGAACATGAATTGGCAGTGGCAGTAGACAACGGTATGTTGGGTTCTATCGACGCTAATCGTGGTGATTATCAAAATGGTTGGGATACAGACCAATTCCCGATTGACAACTACGAACTGACACAGGCCATGATGCAAATTATCCGTAATGGTGGCTTGGGTAACGGTGGAACAAACTTCGACGCTAAGACTCGTCGTAACTCTACTGACCTGGAAGATATCTTCATTGCTCACATCGCCGGTATGGATGCTATGGCACGTGCATTGGAAAGCGCAGCAGCTCTGTTGAACGAATCTCCGTATAAGAAGATGTTGGCTGACCGTTATTCTTCATTCGATGCTGGTAAAGGTAAGGAATTTGAAGATGGCAAATTGACGTTGGAAGACGTGGTTGCTTATGCTAAAGCAAATGGCGAACCGAAACAGACTAGTGGCAAACAAGAACTTTATGAAGCAATCTTGAATATGTATTGCTAA
- the xylE gene encoding D-xylose transporter XylE: MINTTNEGSKLYLYSITSVAILGGLLFGYDTAVISGAEKGLEAFFLSASDFQYNKVMHGITSSSALIGCVLGGAISGIFASRLGRRNSLRLAAILFFLSALGSYYPEFLFFEYGKPNMDLLIAFNLYRVLGGIGVGLASAVCPMYIAEIAPSNIRGTLVSCNQFAIIFGMLVVYFVNYLIMGDHQNPVILKDAAGVLSVSSESDMWTVYEGWRYMFGSEAFPAAFFGLLLFFVPKTPRYLVLIQQDEKAYSILEKINGKTKAQEILNDIKATAHEKTEKIFTYGVAVIVIGILLSVFQQAIGINAVLYYAPRIFESAGAEGGGMMQTVIMGIVNIVFTLVAIFTVDRFGRKPLLIIGSIGMAVGAFAVAMCDSMAIKGILPVLSVIVYAAFFMMSWGPICWVLIAEIFPNTIRGKAVAIAVAFQWIFNYIVSSTFPALYDFSPMFAYSLYGIICVAAAIFVWRWVPETKGKTLEDMSKLWKKNK, encoded by the coding sequence ATGATTAATACAACGAACGAGGGTAGTAAACTCTACCTGTATTCGATAACCTCTGTCGCTATTTTGGGCGGACTGCTTTTCGGCTATGACACGGCAGTTATTTCCGGTGCAGAGAAAGGATTGGAAGCTTTTTTCCTTTCGGCCTCTGATTTTCAATACAATAAAGTAATGCATGGAATCACTTCTTCCAGTGCATTAATTGGCTGTGTACTGGGTGGCGCGATCTCCGGTATATTTGCTTCCCGTTTGGGACGTCGCAACTCCTTAAGGCTTGCTGCCATACTCTTTTTCCTTTCAGCATTAGGTTCCTATTATCCGGAATTCTTATTCTTCGAATATGGAAAGCCGAACATGGATTTGCTGATTGCTTTTAATTTGTATCGTGTTTTGGGTGGTATCGGAGTAGGACTGGCTTCTGCAGTCTGCCCGATGTATATTGCTGAAATAGCCCCCTCCAATATTCGTGGAACGCTTGTATCGTGTAACCAGTTTGCTATCATCTTCGGTATGCTGGTAGTGTACTTTGTGAATTACTTGATTATGGGCGACCATCAGAATCCTGTTATTTTGAAAGATGCAGCCGGTGTGCTGTCTGTCAGCTCTGAATCTGATATGTGGACTGTTTATGAAGGATGGCGTTATATGTTCGGTTCGGAGGCTTTCCCAGCCGCTTTCTTTGGACTGTTGTTGTTCTTTGTTCCGAAAACACCTCGCTATCTTGTTTTGATACAGCAGGATGAAAAGGCTTACTCAATTCTGGAAAAGATCAATGGTAAGACAAAAGCACAGGAAATCCTTAATGATATTAAAGCTACCGCTCACGAAAAAACAGAGAAGATATTTACTTATGGAGTGGCGGTAATTGTGATCGGTATTCTGCTCTCTGTATTCCAGCAAGCTATCGGTATTAATGCCGTGCTATATTATGCTCCTCGTATTTTTGAAAGTGCAGGTGCGGAAGGCGGCGGTATGATGCAAACGGTTATTATGGGTATTGTAAACATTGTCTTTACACTGGTTGCTATCTTCACTGTAGACCGCTTCGGACGTAAACCGTTGTTGATAATCGGTTCTATCGGTATGGCTGTTGGTGCATTTGCAGTGGCGATGTGTGACAGTATGGCAATAAAGGGTATCCTTCCGGTGCTTTCAGTGATTGTGTATGCAGCATTCTTCATGATGTCCTGGGGACCGATTTGCTGGGTATTGATCGCGGAAATCTTCCCGAACACCATCCGTGGTAAAGCAGTGGCAATCGCTGTGGCTTTCCAATGGATATTCAACTATATTGTATCTTCTACTTTCCCGGCATTGTACGATTTCAGCCCAATGTTTGCATATAGTTTATACGGTATTATCTGTGTGGCTGCTGCTATCTTCGTTTGGCGTTGGGTACCCGAAACGAAAGGGAAGACACTGGAAGATATGAGCAAACTTTGGAAGAAAAATAAATAG